From Rutidosis leptorrhynchoides isolate AG116_Rl617_1_P2 chromosome 3, CSIRO_AGI_Rlap_v1, whole genome shotgun sequence, a single genomic window includes:
- the LOC139899134 gene encoding uncharacterized protein At5g48480-like: protein MATESTNGATAVTAQSVTFTALKPQVFVEPSKANDAVSFYKSAFGAEEVNRVNHPKRKADQELPLLLSAEIKIGSTPIIISDLVDDSTAPVKAIGTGLVFQLETENIEAAVEKAVKAGAVAEGEGEVTEGDGTLYGGRVGKVKDPYGVVWLISASEKKQADVEA, encoded by the exons ATGGCAACCGAATCAACAAACGGAGCAACCGCCGTTACCGCGCAATCAGTTACGTTCACGGCGCTAAAACCGCAGGTGTTCGTTGAACCTTCAAAGGCAAACGACGCCGTTTCGTTCTACAAATCCGCTTTCGGTGCTGAGGAAGTGAACCGCGTGAATCATCCTAAACGCAAAGCCGATCAGGAGCTTCCACTGCTTCTCTCTGCTGAAATCAAAATCGGTTCCACACCGATTATCATTTCTGACCTCGTTGATGATTCAACCGCTCC CGTGAAGGCTATTGGTACGGGGCTGGTGTTCCAGCTGGAGACAGAGAACATTGAAGCCGCTGTGGAAAAGGCTGTGAAAGCTGGTGCTGTAGCTGAAGGTGAAGGCGAGGTGACAGAAGGTGATGGCACGTTGTACGGAGGGCGCGTGGGTAAGGTGAAAGACCCCTATGGTGTAGTCTGGTTAATCTCTGCTTCTGAGAAAAAGCAAGCTGACGTGGAAGCTTAG